Proteins encoded by one window of Acidobacteriota bacterium:
- a CDS encoding winged helix-turn-helix domain-containing protein, which translates to MADPIGASEESPPSLRIGEWTVDPSSGELRHGDHTVRLEPKHMAVLLHLAQRDGALVSKEELFDNVWTDAVVGDKALVRCIAGLRKAFGDDPQQPRYIETLHRRGYRLIAPVSQATPSAGDLAPPTAANPDHRRRIAWLGGLAGVLALVLLGSLAARQPEQAQNHWTDTASTLPAVVELDIPVAGPDFAVIAAFENLTAQDRLDSLATVFRIGLEQSHHLGVIPDSRLRGALARMERPTDTIIDRQVGLELSRREGADYLILGQSALIGGVFSLSAVVVDPQTDQTLATTEARASSEAELLPTLDELICQIRRDLGESPTKQSPPLERVTTPHLAALEAYTLGREVWGRGHFEEAATHYQSALEIDPDFAMARIALGLGYLSAERPEGRPEIERALASADRLPLFEQLYGRAWLAMVDFDYAESVRLWDLLAKLFPENAVGEYNLGLTHGTYGGNAELAAATMGRAASRLGPAFNLRPALFELRLGNVDRALTLLGPQSDPPSRGLTGYQVLIQLAAERQSQAVELLERPELWHGEDRAWGWFFYHLDQGRIPEALEALEEVQPPRPGSYSQMHGLVARAQVQHLAGEVDGAQITANAQTVLQHADEIAELGNSPVPMMVVLGTLAARGGELAVARDLLARAGELSQGGAPTHLALIEALAGEVLAAQGRHLEAIARFRGALERAENLQAIEGLARSHQAIGQSAEATQLFEDLVARRAQAFGECFELRYYCIGLEANILRWNEARSRLAERVEGARPPTEAE; encoded by the coding sequence ATGGCAGACCCGATCGGAGCCTCAGAAGAGTCCCCTCCCAGCCTGCGCATCGGCGAGTGGACGGTCGACCCGAGCAGCGGAGAGCTGCGCCACGGGGATCACACCGTGCGACTCGAGCCCAAGCACATGGCGGTCCTCCTCCACCTGGCGCAGCGAGACGGAGCCCTGGTGTCCAAAGAGGAGCTGTTCGACAACGTCTGGACCGACGCCGTCGTGGGGGACAAGGCGCTGGTGCGCTGCATTGCCGGCCTGCGCAAGGCCTTCGGCGATGACCCGCAGCAGCCGCGCTACATCGAGACTCTGCATCGGCGCGGCTACCGCCTGATCGCGCCGGTCTCGCAGGCCACTCCCTCGGCCGGCGATCTCGCCCCACCCACCGCCGCCAACCCTGACCACCGTCGGCGCATCGCATGGCTCGGCGGTCTCGCCGGTGTCCTCGCCCTGGTCCTCCTCGGCAGCCTCGCCGCCCGGCAACCGGAGCAAGCTCAGAACCACTGGACCGACACGGCGAGCACCCTTCCCGCCGTTGTCGAGCTCGATATCCCCGTGGCCGGGCCAGACTTCGCCGTCATCGCCGCCTTCGAAAACCTCACGGCGCAGGACCGACTCGACTCTCTCGCCACGGTTTTCCGCATTGGCCTCGAGCAGTCCCACCACCTCGGGGTCATTCCCGACAGCCGCCTGCGCGGCGCCCTGGCGCGCATGGAGCGCCCGACGGACACCATCATCGATCGCCAGGTCGGCCTCGAGCTCAGCCGCCGCGAAGGTGCCGACTACCTGATCCTCGGTCAGTCGGCCCTCATCGGCGGCGTGTTCAGCCTGAGTGCGGTGGTGGTCGACCCCCAGACGGACCAAACCCTGGCAACCACCGAAGCCCGTGCCAGCAGCGAGGCCGAGCTGCTGCCGACCCTCGACGAGCTGATCTGCCAGATTCGCCGCGACCTCGGCGAGAGTCCGACCAAGCAATCACCACCGCTCGAGCGCGTCACCACCCCCCACCTCGCCGCCCTCGAGGCCTACACCCTGGGCCGGGAGGTCTGGGGACGAGGGCACTTCGAGGAAGCGGCCACCCACTACCAGAGCGCCCTCGAAATCGACCCGGATTTCGCCATGGCCCGCATCGCCCTCGGCCTCGGCTACCTCTCGGCGGAGCGACCGGAGGGCCGCCCAGAGATCGAGCGCGCTCTCGCCTCGGCCGACCGGCTGCCGCTCTTCGAGCAGCTCTACGGCCGCGCCTGGCTCGCCATGGTCGACTTCGACTACGCCGAGTCGGTGCGGCTCTGGGATCTCCTGGCCAAGCTTTTTCCAGAGAACGCCGTCGGGGAGTACAACCTCGGATTGACTCACGGAACCTATGGCGGCAACGCCGAGCTCGCCGCCGCCACCATGGGTCGCGCCGCCAGTCGTCTCGGCCCGGCCTTCAACCTCCGGCCCGCCCTTTTCGAGCTTCGATTGGGAAATGTCGACCGAGCGCTCACCCTGTTGGGACCCCAATCGGACCCACCCAGTCGCGGCCTCACCGGCTACCAAGTCCTCATCCAGCTCGCCGCCGAACGCCAGAGCCAGGCGGTGGAGCTGCTCGAGAGGCCCGAGCTCTGGCATGGCGAGGATCGCGCCTGGGGCTGGTTCTTCTACCACCTCGACCAAGGCCGCATCCCGGAAGCCCTTGAAGCTCTCGAAGAAGTTCAGCCGCCGCGGCCGGGAAGCTACTCCCAAATGCACGGCCTGGTGGCTCGTGCCCAGGTCCAGCATCTCGCCGGCGAGGTCGATGGGGCCCAGATCACGGCCAACGCCCAGACCGTGTTGCAGCATGCCGACGAGATCGCCGAGCTCGGCAACTCCCCGGTGCCGATGATGGTGGTACTCGGCACCCTCGCGGCCCGCGGCGGTGAGCTCGCAGTCGCCCGCGACCTCCTCGCCAGGGCCGGCGAGCTCAGCCAGGGTGGCGCGCCCACCCACCTCGCCCTGATCGAAGCCCTCGCCGGGGAAGTCCTCGCCGCCCAGGGCCGGCACCTCGAAGCCATCGCCCGCTTCCGAGGCGCCCTCGAACGGGCCGAAAATCTCCAGGCCATCGAGGGCCTGGCGCGCTCCCACCAAGCCATCGGCCAATCCGCCGAGGCCACCCAGCTCTTCGAAGACCTCGTCGCACGACGCGCCCAAGCCTTCGGCGAGTGCTTCGAGCTGCGCTACTACTGCATCGGTCTCGAAGCCAACATCCTGCGCTGGAATGAGGCGCGGAGCCGGCTGGCAGAGCGCGTCGAGGGCGCACGACCCCCAACCGAAGCCGAATAG
- a CDS encoding putative quinol monooxygenase: MPKLTIVAHITAHPAQVDFVKAQLEGLVATTRREAGCLQYDLHQDNDNPEHFMFYENWESRELWQDHMNAPHLQAYKQATEGAVAEFALYEMTPVD; encoded by the coding sequence ATGCCCAAGCTCACCATCGTCGCCCACATCACCGCCCATCCCGCCCAGGTCGACTTCGTCAAGGCGCAGCTCGAGGGCCTGGTGGCGACCACCCGCCGGGAGGCCGGCTGCCTGCAGTACGACCTGCACCAGGACAACGACAACCCGGAACACTTCATGTTCTACGAGAACTGGGAGTCTCGGGAGCTCTGGCAGGACCACATGAACGCGCCCCACCTGCAGGCCTACAAGCAGGCCACCGAAGGCGCCGTCGCCGAGTTCGCCCTCTACGAAATGACCCCCGTCGACTGA
- a CDS encoding DUF4340 domain-containing protein — MKPRNLLILFLLVAGLGAYIYFVERDLPSSEERATRSKQLFAGLESDDLVGVTLESEGQSVRLERQGEGDDAEWTLTGPAEIAPARADASAVDSLVDALGELAWSRRLEDGDRAATGLDAPRARAVLAYADGGEKTLEIGAEVPASTQVLAALAGDDTLYVIPGTVVAQLQRPAGNWRDRQLFRGDRDDIHGLTLTSSEGSEVALSRRGERFWLDRPVQDRADRERLDSLLSDLTLLTVERFIDTPAASAAPHEEGGENPRGLEPSRGSVVLTDEAGDELLRLAIGAESGGSRAASGSDGLAADGTISHYARLGERTLVIRSSLPSLLGGTADSWQDHHLTGWRSFQIDRATFTDAGGETVLERSDTDWLRNGERLSYTPVSELLAAVTEAQAERVLDSPAPTGEPRLTIAFAGEDGEQSLALYGGGGALQASAGDRTVVLELAESVAQGIFDRLEEVRAAEPVVEEEETKDSAG; from the coding sequence ATGAAGCCGCGCAATCTGCTGATTCTGTTCCTGCTGGTCGCCGGCCTCGGGGCCTACATTTACTTCGTCGAGCGCGATCTGCCGTCGAGCGAGGAGCGCGCCACCCGCAGCAAGCAGCTCTTCGCCGGTCTCGAAAGCGACGATCTGGTCGGCGTAACCCTCGAGTCCGAAGGGCAGTCGGTTCGCCTGGAGCGCCAGGGTGAAGGGGACGACGCCGAATGGACCTTGACCGGGCCGGCTGAGATCGCACCGGCGCGGGCCGACGCTAGCGCTGTCGATAGCCTGGTCGATGCCCTGGGAGAGCTCGCCTGGAGCCGCCGGCTGGAAGACGGCGACCGCGCCGCCACCGGCCTCGATGCGCCGCGCGCCCGGGCCGTTCTGGCCTATGCCGACGGTGGCGAGAAGACCCTCGAGATCGGTGCCGAAGTGCCGGCGTCGACTCAAGTGCTCGCGGCGCTGGCGGGGGACGACACCCTGTACGTCATCCCGGGCACGGTCGTCGCCCAGCTCCAGCGGCCCGCCGGCAACTGGCGCGACCGGCAGCTCTTCCGCGGTGATCGGGACGACATCCACGGTCTCACCCTGACCTCTTCCGAAGGCTCCGAGGTGGCCCTGAGCCGTCGGGGCGAGCGCTTTTGGCTCGATCGGCCGGTCCAGGACCGCGCTGATCGCGAGCGTCTCGACAGCCTGCTCTCGGACCTCACCTTGCTCACCGTCGAGCGCTTCATCGACACGCCGGCGGCGAGCGCGGCGCCGCATGAGGAGGGTGGCGAGAATCCCCGAGGTCTGGAACCATCGCGCGGCAGCGTCGTTCTCACGGACGAGGCCGGCGATGAGCTGCTGCGATTGGCCATCGGTGCCGAGTCCGGTGGCAGCCGCGCTGCTTCCGGTAGCGATGGCCTCGCCGCGGACGGCACCATCAGTCACTACGCCCGCCTCGGCGAGCGCACCCTCGTCATCCGCAGCAGCCTGCCGTCGCTCCTGGGTGGGACTGCCGACAGCTGGCAAGACCACCATCTCACCGGCTGGCGCTCCTTCCAGATCGACCGTGCCACCTTCACCGACGCCGGTGGCGAAACCGTCCTCGAACGATCCGATACAGACTGGCTGCGCAATGGCGAACGCCTCTCCTACACCCCGGTGAGCGAGCTTCTGGCGGCCGTCACCGAGGCCCAGGCCGAGCGCGTGCTCGATAGCCCCGCCCCAACCGGCGAGCCGCGCCTCACCATTGCCTTCGCCGGCGAAGACGGCGAGCAGAGCCTCGCCCTCTATGGCGGGGGCGGTGCTCTCCAGGCCAGCGCCGGTGATCGCACCGTGGTCCTCGAGCTCGCCGAATCGGTCGCACAGGGCATCTTCGATCGCCTGGAAGAAGTGCGGGCAGCGGAGCCGGTGGTGGAAGAGGAAGAGACCAAGGACAGCGCTGGCTGA
- a CDS encoding Dps family protein, which produces MVDDKQSVVEALERLLADTYTLYLKTHSYHWNVTGPMFTTLHTLFETQYSELAVAVDEIAERIRALGHPAPGSYSQFKALATVEEDASVPSAIAMIEHLAADAKTIVAAARALVRAAEAVGDDASGDLGVRRIDVHEKAAWMLRSHLE; this is translated from the coding sequence ATGGTGGACGATAAGCAGAGTGTCGTCGAAGCTCTGGAACGCCTGTTGGCGGATACCTACACGCTCTACCTGAAAACCCACAGCTACCACTGGAACGTCACCGGTCCGATGTTCACCACCCTGCACACGCTGTTCGAGACGCAGTACTCGGAGCTCGCCGTGGCGGTCGACGAGATCGCCGAGCGAATCCGCGCCCTGGGGCATCCGGCGCCCGGCAGCTACTCGCAGTTCAAGGCCTTGGCGACGGTCGAGGAAGATGCCAGCGTGCCCTCCGCCATCGCGATGATCGAACACCTCGCCGCCGACGCCAAGACCATCGTCGCCGCAGCTCGCGCCCTGGTGCGGGCCGCGGAAGCGGTCGGCGACGACGCCAGCGGTGACCTCGGAGTGCGACGCATCGACGTCCACGAGAAGGCCGCCTGGATGCTGCGCAGCCATCTCGAGTAG
- a CDS encoding choice-of-anchor D domain-containing protein codes for MYLLSAFRLKTILLIVIALTVLGVSQAQATQLVLRQGSERVYPGDEIDFGDIDPGEQRSLSFKLKNNGPGDMVLPDSVRLEGSEFTIPNTPTVVPQGQSRWFAIKTTGTGLGIATRTVTLHFEGGPAEPFEFRVRRKVRNRIKVKHQGQQIGYDEVIDFGRIEPGELKALSFALRNRGSDTIRLGNGLTLAGGAFELPQSPPSEVPPGEAGWFALRTTGSGFGLATETVTIDYADDAAVPFRFRIRRVIGPLVLHNAWLEDGAPFAGELPVDARDWQVMAWNGATSTEVLQGSFREIGGTRLLIDSHSFTAADEREMHLRWHRVIGTLTEAQGGASVVAGVLAEWQVEGAGSIWFLESIETHRDLDLLIAETGRLFQAAESLPSFLAGSMDGMLGGPQKTSGLPPAFLEDGCDDPTALDSCGATFCDRSAQVVEDFFFFLSRNCAVSIAGVLASCPCALAPDPTLSCMVGCFSSIDSTLMGCTPISPSEAIGQLNQIKDEAECCYCDNFLQYNNLCGSCEGQPIRAQVEGLSAGETVDVTATCLGGPVQHQNTVTFDGSAPVEIQEIVVCSEGSSFEVMASKVETPGIVDSRDRECSPTSGYHRTLTPGGEGFTASFECSCSNAVNCPRTRLTGTVSGLTPGQQIRVIANVSSETFPDFFASRTLSTNGSFAFHPSVPRGSVVTFVQETTGADCTVEGKNLGTPLVGPAGSSVEIAEVECNGVPDPCPMRASGQSIGFTAAFRRLQGATGTEDFVAKLESCEGEQLVEVSGPGSYTFPEPVSRGVTYRVSAVASSAGTICSVANGSGTVKDQDIDDIEVFCLLPGRDACLVSPQLCREERPGPTCELQGFRFEEATVFSTGSAGEVIGSHTTIYLIYEVYCSVGRSQGPSTYHQGPIVYLRTNLQDSVAGDLVIRGVARDDRNGIAGVETYIDGQRVQLEGFATHQPDAWTCAEVPGARCDGDSAFSGRLDPADLGLAPGMHTLLVRAINGNGTPLEGIAEMTFEVANPVDDAQILSLSFSDQIGCGETATASLTLENTGTTTWSRDEGIQLGAVGNSDPFTETIRHRLPAGVTVAPGESHTFIWPIMAPPIAGTSLSDWQLLRSGVAWFGTRLNRNVTVSCNPPVLRLEGDGGAVIPDGGSVDFGPVTVGSASTSKTFTVCNDGPSPSTLLLDQVSIKGLVAAFYLDQAPSATVAAGSCTDLTVRFAPDQVGTAVSSLVIKDYDSNLRSHAVTLTGTGL; via the coding sequence ATGTATCTACTTTCGGCCTTCCGTCTCAAGACGATTCTCCTCATCGTGATCGCCCTGACCGTGCTCGGGGTCTCGCAGGCTCAGGCGACGCAGCTCGTTCTACGCCAGGGCAGTGAGCGCGTCTACCCGGGGGACGAGATCGACTTCGGCGACATCGACCCCGGGGAGCAGCGGTCACTCAGTTTCAAGCTCAAGAACAACGGACCCGGAGACATGGTCCTGCCGGACTCGGTGCGCCTCGAAGGTTCCGAGTTCACCATTCCCAATACTCCCACCGTCGTCCCCCAGGGCCAATCCCGCTGGTTTGCGATCAAGACCACCGGCACCGGCCTCGGTATCGCGACCCGGACGGTGACCTTGCACTTCGAGGGCGGGCCCGCAGAGCCCTTCGAGTTTCGGGTTCGCCGAAAAGTGCGCAATCGGATCAAAGTCAAGCACCAGGGCCAGCAAATCGGCTACGACGAAGTGATCGACTTCGGCCGGATCGAGCCCGGCGAGCTGAAAGCGCTGTCCTTTGCGCTGCGCAATCGCGGCAGCGACACCATTCGACTTGGCAACGGCCTGACCCTCGCCGGCGGAGCCTTCGAGCTTCCTCAGAGTCCTCCCTCGGAGGTTCCGCCCGGCGAGGCGGGCTGGTTCGCGCTGCGCACCACCGGCAGCGGCTTCGGCCTCGCGACCGAGACTGTCACCATCGACTATGCGGACGACGCGGCGGTGCCCTTTCGATTCCGCATTCGGCGGGTCATCGGTCCTTTGGTCTTGCACAACGCGTGGCTCGAGGACGGCGCGCCCTTTGCCGGTGAGCTACCGGTGGATGCTCGCGACTGGCAGGTGATGGCTTGGAACGGGGCCACCTCGACGGAGGTGTTGCAGGGGTCGTTCCGCGAGATCGGCGGAACCCGGCTCTTGATCGACTCGCACTCCTTCACGGCCGCCGACGAGCGTGAGATGCACCTGCGCTGGCATCGGGTGATCGGTACCCTGACGGAGGCGCAAGGGGGCGCGAGCGTGGTCGCCGGTGTCCTGGCGGAGTGGCAGGTGGAGGGCGCCGGTTCGATCTGGTTCCTCGAATCGATCGAAACCCACCGAGATCTCGATCTGCTGATTGCAGAAACCGGCCGACTGTTCCAGGCGGCGGAGTCCCTGCCGAGCTTCCTGGCCGGTTCGATGGACGGCATGCTGGGCGGTCCGCAGAAAACTTCGGGCCTTCCGCCGGCATTTCTCGAGGACGGCTGTGATGATCCGACGGCGCTCGACTCCTGCGGCGCGACCTTCTGTGATCGATCGGCTCAGGTGGTCGAAGACTTCTTCTTTTTTCTCTCGCGCAACTGCGCCGTATCGATCGCCGGTGTGCTGGCTTCGTGTCCCTGCGCGCTCGCACCGGATCCCACCCTCTCGTGCATGGTTGGATGCTTTTCTTCGATCGACTCGACTCTGATGGGCTGCACGCCGATCTCACCAAGTGAGGCGATAGGTCAGCTCAACCAGATCAAGGACGAGGCCGAGTGTTGTTACTGCGACAACTTCCTGCAGTACAACAACCTCTGTGGAAGCTGCGAGGGTCAGCCGATTCGCGCTCAGGTCGAGGGGCTCAGCGCCGGCGAGACGGTCGACGTCACCGCGACCTGCCTCGGCGGCCCGGTACAACATCAGAACACGGTGACCTTCGATGGCTCGGCACCGGTCGAGATTCAGGAGATCGTGGTCTGTTCCGAAGGGTCCTCCTTCGAGGTGATGGCCAGCAAGGTCGAGACGCCGGGAATCGTCGATTCGAGGGACCGCGAATGCTCACCGACCAGCGGCTATCACCGCACCTTGACGCCGGGAGGCGAAGGCTTCACCGCCTCCTTCGAGTGCTCCTGCTCGAACGCCGTCAACTGTCCGCGAACCCGACTCACGGGAACCGTTTCAGGGCTCACCCCGGGCCAGCAGATCCGCGTCATCGCCAATGTCAGCAGCGAGACCTTCCCGGACTTTTTTGCATCGCGCACTCTCTCGACCAACGGCTCCTTCGCCTTCCATCCGAGCGTGCCGCGGGGCTCCGTGGTGACCTTCGTACAGGAGACCACCGGCGCCGACTGCACGGTGGAGGGAAAGAACCTGGGGACGCCCCTGGTCGGTCCGGCGGGGAGCTCGGTGGAGATTGCCGAGGTCGAGTGCAATGGGGTACCGGATCCCTGCCCGATGCGTGCCTCCGGACAGAGCATTGGCTTCACTGCCGCGTTCCGGCGTCTCCAGGGTGCGACCGGGACCGAAGACTTCGTCGCCAAGCTCGAGAGCTGCGAGGGCGAGCAGCTCGTCGAGGTCAGCGGCCCCGGCTCGTACACCTTTCCGGAACCGGTGTCACGTGGCGTGACCTACCGGGTCTCGGCGGTCGCATCGTCGGCCGGCACCATCTGCTCGGTGGCCAATGGCTCGGGCACGGTGAAAGATCAGGACATCGACGACATCGAGGTGTTTTGCCTGCTGCCGGGACGAGATGCCTGCCTGGTCTCGCCGCAGTTGTGCCGGGAGGAGCGTCCCGGGCCGACCTGTGAGCTGCAGGGCTTTCGCTTCGAGGAGGCAACGGTGTTCTCGACCGGCTCCGCCGGTGAAGTCATCGGAAGTCACACCACGATCTATCTGATCTACGAGGTCTATTGCTCCGTGGGTCGATCGCAGGGACCGTCCACGTATCACCAGGGTCCCATCGTCTACTTGAGAACCAACTTGCAGGATTCGGTGGCTGGCGACTTGGTGATCCGAGGCGTGGCCCGCGACGACCGGAACGGTATCGCCGGGGTCGAAACCTACATCGACGGCCAGCGGGTCCAGCTCGAGGGCTTTGCCACCCATCAGCCGGACGCCTGGACCTGCGCTGAGGTTCCGGGGGCGCGCTGCGATGGCGATAGTGCCTTCTCGGGGCGTCTCGATCCAGCGGACCTCGGCCTCGCTCCCGGCATGCACACGCTCCTGGTGCGAGCGATCAACGGCAACGGAACCCCCCTCGAAGGCATCGCCGAGATGACCTTCGAGGTGGCGAATCCGGTCGATGATGCGCAGATTCTCTCGCTGAGCTTCTCGGATCAGATCGGTTGCGGCGAAACCGCCACCGCCTCGCTCACCCTCGAGAACACCGGCACCACCACCTGGAGCCGGGACGAGGGCATTCAGCTCGGAGCGGTGGGCAACAGCGATCCTTTCACGGAGACCATCCGGCATCGCCTGCCGGCCGGGGTGACGGTCGCGCCGGGGGAGAGCCACACCTTCATCTGGCCGATCATGGCGCCGCCGATTGCCGGCACTTCCTTGAGCGACTGGCAGCTTCTGCGCTCCGGCGTCGCCTGGTTCGGTACGCGCCTGAACCGCAACGTGACGGTGAGCTGCAACCCGCCGGTGCTTCGGCTCGAAGGAGACGGCGGTGCGGTCATCCCGGATGGTGGCTCCGTCGACTTCGGCCCGGTGACGGTGGGCTCCGCTTCGACGAGCAAGACCTTCACCGTCTGCAACGACGGTCCGAGCCCCAGCACCTTGCTCCTCGACCAGGTGTCGATCAAGGGATTGGTCGCGGCCTTCTACCTCGACCAGGCCCCCAGTGCCACGGTCGCGGCCGGTTCCTGCACCGACCTGACGGTGCGCTTTGCGCCGGATCAGGTGGGGACGGCGGTCTCGTCGTTGGTGATCAAGGACTATGACTCCAATCTCCGCTCCCATGCGGTCACTCTCACCGGGACGGGGCTCTGA
- a CDS encoding EAL domain-containing protein: MSDPRTENAILRNLLAHTTHAYEQQVKALSAEKELALVTLASIADGVITTGPDERVEYLNPVAEHLTGWSADEARDRPLDQVFRLVTESTGEPIEPPPGWSLAKHGTVRLMDRTTLLRRDGARFAVESSLSPIRDSEDRLLGTVIVFQDVSEKRLLALQLAHQATHDALTGLLNRQAFDARLYAALDKARSSKRTQVLAYMDLDQFKVVNDTCGHFAGDELLVRVTALLQETIREDGIVARLGGDEFGLLLSADSRAKAFDRVTAIHRSLDQLRFLWQDKSFACRASIGLVPLGPQFESVAHLMSAADHACYVAKDKGRNRIQVYQPAAAEFVRRHGEMNWVVRIQQTLEEDRFRLYGQTIRPTVQDGRSKRSFEVLLRMEEAPGEVHNPSEFIRAAERYGLMRSIDRWVLRTTLATLAELEPAELDGVELCWINVSAVSIGDENFLRFVLEQLAETGVPTDKLCLEITETAAIANLHQAKGLIQELSSRGCRFALDDFGSGMSSYGYLKDLPVDFLKIDGHFIQDMVTDRLDRAMVESIHRLGHLLGMKTVAESVTSPAAEKLLAEIGVDFIQGHWVAEPKPLEALARD; this comes from the coding sequence ATGAGCGATCCCAGGACCGAAAACGCCATTCTGCGCAATCTCCTGGCGCACACCACCCACGCCTACGAGCAGCAGGTCAAGGCCCTCTCGGCGGAGAAAGAGCTCGCCCTGGTGACCCTCGCCTCGATCGCCGACGGCGTCATCACCACCGGCCCGGACGAACGCGTCGAGTACCTCAACCCGGTGGCCGAGCACCTCACCGGCTGGAGCGCCGACGAGGCCCGCGACCGGCCCCTCGACCAGGTTTTCCGGCTGGTCACCGAATCCACCGGTGAGCCCATCGAGCCGCCCCCCGGTTGGAGCCTCGCCAAGCACGGCACGGTGCGGCTGATGGATCGCACCACGCTGCTGCGCCGCGACGGCGCTCGCTTCGCCGTCGAGAGCTCGCTGTCGCCGATCCGCGACTCCGAGGACCGCCTCCTGGGCACCGTCATCGTCTTCCAGGACGTCTCCGAGAAGCGCCTTCTGGCCCTCCAGCTCGCCCACCAGGCGACCCACGACGCCCTCACCGGCCTGCTCAACCGCCAGGCCTTCGACGCCCGCCTCTACGCCGCCCTCGACAAGGCCCGCAGCTCGAAGCGAACCCAAGTGCTGGCCTACATGGATCTCGATCAGTTCAAGGTGGTCAACGACACCTGTGGCCACTTCGCCGGGGACGAGCTGCTGGTCCGGGTGACGGCCCTCCTGCAGGAGACGATCCGAGAAGACGGCATCGTCGCCCGCCTCGGCGGCGACGAGTTCGGCCTCCTGCTGTCGGCCGACAGCCGCGCCAAGGCCTTCGATCGCGTGACCGCCATCCACCGCTCCCTCGACCAGCTCCGCTTCCTGTGGCAAGACAAGTCCTTCGCCTGCCGCGCCAGCATCGGCCTGGTGCCCCTCGGCCCGCAGTTCGAGAGCGTCGCCCACCTGATGAGCGCCGCCGACCACGCCTGCTACGTGGCCAAGGACAAGGGCCGCAACCGTATCCAGGTCTACCAGCCGGCGGCCGCCGAGTTCGTGCGCCGCCACGGCGAGATGAACTGGGTGGTGCGCATCCAACAAACCCTCGAAGAAGACCGCTTCCGCCTCTACGGCCAAACCATCCGCCCGACCGTCCAGGACGGTCGGAGCAAGCGCTCCTTCGAGGTCCTGCTGCGCATGGAAGAGGCCCCCGGCGAGGTCCACAACCCGAGCGAGTTCATTCGCGCCGCCGAACGCTACGGCCTGATGCGCAGCATCGACCGTTGGGTGCTGCGCACCACCCTGGCGACCCTCGCGGAGCTCGAGCCGGCGGAGCTCGACGGCGTCGAGCTCTGCTGGATCAACGTCTCGGCGGTGTCGATCGGCGACGAGAACTTCCTGCGCTTCGTCCTCGAGCAGCTCGCCGAGACCGGCGTGCCGACGGACAAGCTCTGTCTCGAGATCACCGAGACCGCCGCCATCGCCAACCTGCATCAGGCCAAGGGCTTGATCCAGGAGCTGTCGAGCCGCGGCTGTCGCTTCGCCCTCGACGACTTCGGCAGCGGCATGTCCTCCTACGGCTACCTCAAGGACCTACCGGTCGACTTTCTCAAGATCGACGGCCACTTCATCCAGGACATGGTCACCGACCGCCTCGACCGCGCCATGGTCGAGTCCATCCACCGCCTCGGCCACCTGCTCGGCATGAAAACCGTCGCCGAGTCGGTCACCAGCCCCGCCGCCGAGAAGCTCCTCGCCGAGATCGGCGTCGACTTCATCCAGGGCCACTGGGTCGCCGAGCCCAAGCCCCTGGAGGCCCTGGCGCGGGATTGA